One region of Trachemys scripta elegans isolate TJP31775 chromosome 8, CAS_Tse_1.0, whole genome shotgun sequence genomic DNA includes:
- the LOC117882224 gene encoding vitellogenin-2-like, whose protein sequence is MRGIILALAFTLVGSEKYDPEPDFSSSKIYLYNYEGLTLNGLPEPGLARAGLRLSCKVEISVLSQRNHLLKIRSPQLEEYNGIWPRDPFIRASKLTQMIASYLTKPFKFEYSNGRVGNIYAPEDTPITCINLVRGILNMLQITIKKSQNAYDLQEAGIGGVCLTRYVIQEDRRNNRVSITKTKDLNNCQDKVVKDIGMTYIRPCPSCPLKEKIVKGTAAFTYKLKYADSGTLITEAVSQQVYQISPFNEPTGVAVTEARQELTLVEVKNEHVSPPEIQLQNFGGLPYRFSPLLLQMPIQLIKTKNPEQRIVETLQQVIQDNQQELHGDAPYKFLELIQLCRVASPDTLESVFKQFSDKFHHRIWLLSGITMAGTIDSLKFLKLRIRNDDFKYIEALLTVSFALHLTKADGHTIAVAADLVTSSRLERIPMLRQIAYLGYASMVNRYCSLASSCPNEALQPLHDLAAEAASKGNEDDIVLALKAIGNAGEPASIKRILKFLPVFSSGASNFPVHIQVEAVMALRQIGWKDSRKVQDILLQIFVDHSLPPEVRMMACVVIFETGPALPLVITMANVILKETNMQVASFVYSHMKALSRIGFPRFYNVSAACNIAIKLLSPRLDRLSYRYSKVIPLGGYYSSYQAGAFGKIFLMNSPRTMFPSALISSWIVNYAGAATSLLEVGVRAEGLTDIIRKQNIPFAEYSTYRKIKEIGKTLLGWRELPSENPVLSAYLKLFGQELAFADINKDLIQQAMKLVTGPADRHTWLKRVIHQIQNGIAGRWVQPLYSGEFRHIVPITVGLPLEYSLYTTALAHATARVDVKLSPSLSGDFRPSQLYESSLQLRADISPSIYFNSVAMMGTNTEYFQSSIEIHTKLRVQAPLKFDAKIDMKEKSFKFGTTPCQQETEIAMGRHKAFAVSRNIGEPGTVKKIPVLPEGTGSNILKEHFKSSERTSREGAVTQREASDILPKKYSYGPEQELHHSAEGKTYTQAICVKVTRFGCQACFYRRARDASFLKNTYFHRLIGEHEAKIVLKPAPTDAAIDKIQLEIQAGSRAASKIIQVVTLESEEEDDSSPDDVVQMKLKKILGIENVFKVGNRTQRHKKGKTQITEFRVEPNAKYPSSSSSSSADTSSSSSSSSSSPSSSPSSSSSSSPSGKKVKNQDAKDKTLQPRNRDESSSSSSKSSSKSSSSSRSSSKSSSSSSGDSSDSSSSSRSSSSSDSGSSSSDSGSSDSTSSSSSSGNKAPRPGSRHQLVREPNSSNSSSSSSSSSSSDSEYSKRQRTPEIYQYRFKSAHTQEYPRKKVPGSSSASSSSSSSSSTSSSSSSSSSSSSEDTNTAGSRPKFLGDSKAPDLAVILRAFRNDRKLVGFQLVLYTDLYSTRPRIQVFVSNITGSSRWKICADASIINAHKAAGYLKWGRDCQDYRISSEFVTGRFADHPAMQVKLEWPKVPSRVKSVASWFYNFIPGAAYILGYSEIQQKNPSQQAKLIVALTSPRTCDFVAKLPELTIYNRAFRLPLSLPVGPSLPASALQPPIWNFFSEAPSAVLEHLKARCSVSQDKITTFNEVQFNYSLPTNCYHILAQDCSPELKFLVMMKNAEESADLKAINIKLGSHEIDMYPANGLLNLMVNGVETPVENITYTSDFDASLMISSEKKGLSLVAPDYGIDKLYFDGRTFKVQVAFWMAGKTCGICGKYDAENKQEFQMPSGYVAKDAVSFGQSWILSEKPCAGACKLQRSLVKLEKTIRLEGEDSKCYPVEPVLRCMKGCSATETTPVTVGFHCLPADSAASLVEGQMKLDQKSEDIQDTVEAHTACSCEELQCIA, encoded by the exons CCGATCTCCACAGCTGGAGGAATACAAtgggatctggcccagagatCCATTCATTCGAGCTTCCAAACTCACTCAGATGATCGCTTCGTATCTCACCAAACCCTTTAAGTTTGAATACAGCAATGGGCGGGTTGGAAACATTTATGCCCCAGAAGATACCCCCATCACGTGCATTAACCTAGTGAGAGGAATTCTGAACATGTTGCAGATAACTATCAAAAAGTCACAGAATGCATATGACTTGCAAGAG GCTGGGATTGGAGGCGTCTGCCTTACAAGGTATGTTATCCAGGAAGACAGGAGGAATAACCGAGTCTCTATTACCAAAACCAAAGACCTCAACAACTGCCAGGACAAAGTGGTGAAGGATATTGGAATGACTTACATCCGCCCTTGTCCTTCTTGCCCATTG AAAGAAAAGATTGTAAAAGGAACTGCTGCATTCACCTACAAATTGAAATATGCAGATTCTGGTACCCTGATCACAGAAGCTGTGTCCCAGCAAGTCTATCAGATCTCCCCTTTCAATGAACCCACTGGTGTTGCTGTCACGGAGGCAAG ACAAGAACTTACCTTGGTTGAAGTGAAAAATGAACATGTGAGCCCTCCAGAAATTCAGCTGCAGAACTTTGGAGGCCTACCTTATCGTTTCTCACCACTACTGCTCCAGATGCCAATTCAGCTAATCAAGACGAAAAACCCTGAGCAACGG ATCGTGGAAACATTGCAACAAGTAATCCAGGACAACCAGCAAGAGCTCCATGGGGATGCTCCATACAAATTCTTAGAGCTTATCCAACTGTGTCGGGTAGCAAGTCCTGATACCTTGGAGTCTGTCTTTAAGCAATTTTCAGATAAATTTCATCACAG GATTTGGCTGCTGAGTGGAATTACTATGGCAGGCACCATCGATTCACTGAAGTTCCTTAAGCTGAGAATTCGCAATGATGACTTTAAGTACATTGAGGCCCTTCTGACTGTTTCTTTTGCCCTCCATTTAACAAAAGCAGATGGCCATACTATTGCAGTAGCAGCA GATCTAGTGACCAGCTCCCGACTTGAGAGAATTCCCATGCTTCGCCAGATTGCTTATTTGGGATATGCTTCCATGGTAAACAGATACTGTTCTCTGGCTTCATCTTGCCCTAATGAAGCTCTTCAG CCCCTCCATGACCTTGCAGCCGAGGCAGCCAGCAAGGGCAATGAAGATGACATTGTATTAGCTCTGAAAGCCATTGGCAATGCAGGAGAACCAGCCAGTATCAAGCGAATCCTGAAGTTCTTACCAGTATTTTCATCTGGTGCTTCTAATTTCCCAGTCCATATTCAGGTCGAAGCTGTGATGGCCTTGAGGCAGATAGGCTGGAAGGACTCCAGAAAG GTGCAGGACATTCTTCTCCAGATCTTTGTGGATCATTCACTTCCTCCTGAAGTCCGAATGATGGCTTGCGTTGTCATATTTGAAACTGGGCCTGCACTTCCTCTGGTAATAACTATGGCTAACGTGATACTGAAAGAGACCAATATGCAAGTTGCCAGTTTTGTATATTCCCACATGAAAGCTTTGTCAAGAATTGGATTCCCACGCTTCTATAATGT atctgctgcTTGCAACATTGCCATTAAACTGCTGAGCCCCAGACTTGACAGACTGAGCTATCGTTACAGTAAAGTTATTCCTCTTGGTGGTTACTaca GTAGCTATCAGGCTGGTGCATTTGGAAAGATCTTCCTTATGAATAGTCCAAGAACAATGTTCCCATCAGCTTTAATTTCCAGTTGGATTGTAAACTATGCAGGTGCAGCTACTAGCTTGCTAGAG gtTGGTGTCCGTGCAGAAGGTCTTACGGATATTATAAGgaaacaaaacatcccatttGCAGAATATTCCACATACAGAAAGATAAAGGAGATTGGGAAAACA cTGCTGGGATGGAGGGAGTTGCCTTCAGAAAACCCTGTGTTATCAGCTTACTTAAAACTATTTGGCCAAGAGCTGGCCTTTGCTGACATCAACAAGGATCTCATTCAGCAGGCTATGAAG CTTGTGACTGGAccagcagacagacacacatggCTGAAGAGAGTGATCCATCAAATCCAAAATGGCATTGCAGGACGATGGGTTCAGCCATTATATTCAGGAGAATTTCGGCACATCGTCCCTATCACTGTTGGTCTGCCATTGGAATACAGTTTATATACTACTGCTCTGGCACATGCAACGGCCCGTG TTGATGTAAAGCTGTCCCCTTCTTTATCTGGTGATTTTAGACCTTCACAGTTGTATGAATCCAGCTTGCAACTTCGTGCTGATATCAGCCCAAG TATCTACTTTAACTCAGTGGCAATGATGGGAACCAACACAGAATACTTTCAGTCTTCTATTGAAATTCACACCAAACTCCGTGTACAAGCTCCATTGAAATTTGATGCCAAGATAGACATGAAGGAAAAAAGTTTTAAGTTCGGAACAACCCCATGCCAACAGGAGACTGAGATAGCGATGGGAAG GCATAAGGCTTTTGCTGTATCAAGAAATATAGGAGAACCAGGCACAGTGAAGAAGATTCCAGTACTCCCAGAAGGTACTGGATCAAATATTCTGAAGGAGCATTTCAAATCATCTGAAAGAACTTCGAGAGAAGGTGCCGTGACG CAAAGAGAGGCTTCTGACATCCTACCTAAGAAATATTCCTATGGTCCTGAGCAGGAACTTCACCACAGTGCAGAAGGAAAAACATATACTCAAGCCATTTGTGTCAAAGTGACTCGTTTTGGTTGTCAGGCCTGTTTTTACAGGAGAGCACGAGatgcctcttttttaaaaaatacatattttcaccGATTAATTGGAGAACATGAAGCGAAAATAGTTTTGAAACCAG CCCCTACAGATGCAGCTATAGACAAAATACAGCTGGAGATTCAGGCAGGATCTAGAGCAGCTTCCAAAATAATCCAAGTGGTAACCCTAGAGTCCGAGGAAGAAGATGACTCATCTCCAGATGACGTGGTTCAAATGAAACTGAAGAAGATCCTAGGAATTGAAAATGTGTTTAAG GTTGGAAATAGAACTCAGCGGCACAAGAAAGGAAAGACCCAGATAACAGAGTTCCGGGTAGAGCCCAATGCTAAATATCCATCTAGTTCATCTTCTTCATCCGCCgacacttcctcctcttcttcctcttcttcttcctccccttcttcctccccttcttcttcctcttcttcctccccttctGGCAAGAAGGTCAAAAACCAAGATGCGAAAGACAAAACATTACAACCTAGAAACAGAgatgagagcagcagcagcagcagtaaaagcagcagcaaaagcagcagtagcagccgtagcagcagcaaaagcagcagcagcagcagcggtgacagcagtgacagcagcagcagcagccgtagcagcagcagcagcgacagtggcagcagcagcagcgacagTGGCAGCAGtgacagcaccagcagcagcagcagcagcggcaatAAAGCACCTCGACCTGGAAGCAGGCATCAACTCGTCAGAGAACcgaacagcagcaacagcagcagcagcagcagcagcagcagcagcagcgataGCGAGTATTCCAAAAGACAG AGAACTCCAGAGATCTATCAGTATCGCTTCAAGTCAGCACATACACAGGAG TATCCCAGAAAGAAagtcccaggcagcagcagcgccagcagcagcagcagctcctcctcctctacctcctcctccagctctagTTCTAGTTCCAGTAGCAGCGAAGACACCAACACAGCAGGTTCCCGG CCTAAATTTTTGGGAGACAGTAAAGCACCAGATCTGGCTGTTATTCTTCGTGCTTTTCGAAATGACAGAAAGCTGGTAGGCTTCCAGCTCGTGCTATACACAGATTTATACTCCACCAGACCCAGGATACAAGTGTTTGTGTCAAACATCACAGGATCAAGCAGATGGAAAATCTGCGCTGACGCTTCAATCATTAATGCTCACAAGGCAGCG GGTTATCTGAAATGGGGCCGGGATTGCCAGGACTACAGGATTTCTTCAGAGTTTGTAACTGGCCGGTTTGCTGATCACCCAGCCATGCAGGTGAAACTGGAGTGGCCTAAAGTTCCTTCAAGAGTCAAATCAGTTGCCAGCTG gttttACAATTTCATCCCAGGAGCTGCCTATATACTAGGCTACTCTGAAATACAGCAAAAAAATCCTTCTCAACAGGCCAAGTTGATTGTGGCTCTAACTTCTCCAAGGACTTGTGATTTTGTCGCCAAACTGCCTGAG CTGACCATTTATAACAGAGCCTTCAGGCTGCCGTTATCATTGCCTGTAGGGCCATCTCTACCAGCCTCAGCACTGCAGCCCCCGATCTGGAATTTCTTTTCTGAAGCACCATCCGCAGTCCTGGAGCATCTTAAAG CTCGTTGCTCAGTTTCCCAAGACAAGATCACAACCTTCAATGAGGTACAGTTTAACTACTCACTGCCCACAAACTGCTACCATATCTTGGCCCAGGATTGTAGCCCAGAACTGAAGTTCCTGGTAATGATGAAGAATGCAGAAGAATCTGCTGACCTTAAAGCAATTAATATCAAGCTTGGCAGTCA tgaaattgacatgtATCCGGCAAATGGACTTCTTAACCTCATGGTCAATGGTGTTGAAACCCCAGTGGAAAATATCACATATACATCTGACTTTG atgCTTCTCTGATGATCAGCAGTGAGAAGAAAGGTCTATCACTTGTGGCTCCTGACTATGGCATTGATAAACTATATTTTGATGGACGTACATTCAAG GTTCAAGTTGCTTTCTGGATGGCAGGGAAAACATGTGGCATTTGTGGAAAATATGATGCTGAAAATAAACAGGAATTTCAGATGCCCAGTGGATATGTAGCTAAAGATGCAGTGAGCTTTGGGCAGTCTTGGATTCTGTCAGAAAAGCCTTGTGCTGGCG CCTGTAAATTGCAGCGGTCACTTGTGAAACTTGAGAAAACAATTCGGCTTGAGGGCGAAGACTCAAAATGCTACCCTGTTGAGCCTGTGCTGCGCTGCATGAAAGGATGTTCAGCAACTGAGACCACCCCAGTTACTGTTGGCTTCCATTGTCTGCCAGCTG ATTCAGCTGCCAGCTTAGTTGAGGGACAGATGAAGCTTGACCAGAAGTCAGAGGATATACAGGACACAGTTGAAGCCCACACAGCATGTTCATGCGAGGAACTACAGTGCATTGCATGA